The genome window ATGGTCCAGCATTTGCTGCTGCTCGAAGTCGTCGCGCCTCTCTGGGTGCTGGGCCTGCCCGTGCCCGTCGCGCAGCGCCTCCTGCGCCTCCCTGCCCTGTCCCGTATCGAAAAACGCCTGCGTGATCCGCGCATCGCCTGGCCCATCGGCTTTTTCACGCTCGCCCTCTGGCACATCCCCTACTTCTACGACCTGGCGCTGAGCGCGGATGGCACCCATGCCCTCGAGCACCTGTGCTTTCTTCTCAGCGCGTTCGTCTTCTGGTGGCCGGTCGTCTCGCCCCTTGCCAGCCACCGCATGCCGACGGTGACTTCGGTCCTCTATTTGTTCAGCCGCATGACCGCCAACCTTATGTTAGGCGTCGTGGTAATTGCCCTGCCGGTCGGCGCCTACGCCGCCTACGCCCATCGCGTTCTGCCACTGCCCTTTGGCCTTACCCCCTATACCGACAAGGAACTCGGCGGCTACCTCATGTGGCTGCCCACGCTACTGATCGATGTCGCCGCGGTCCCCCTCTTCCTGGTGCTCCTGCTTAAACCCGCGGTACTCCCGAGCCAAACGTTACCGGAGGTGACAAATCCCGCCGCACCGGCGGCTTTTCACGGCTGACGTGGCTCGAGGTAAAAATGGCCTCGCCCTGCTGATTCAGGTAATCGGCAGTTCGGGCGGCAAGGGCCTGAATGGTCAGGCCAGGGTTGGCCGAGCCTTGAGTGGGAAAGACGCTGCCGTCGCAGATAAACAGGTTTGCGATGTCGTGCGTGCGGCAGAAACCATCGACTATGGAGTTTTCCGGCCTCGTGCCCATCCGCGCCGCGCCGACCAGGTGCGCGTAGCGCTGCTCCTCGACGACTTCTTTGGCGCCCGCCGCCAATAGAATTTCTTCGACCTTCTTGACCGCGAAGCGGATCATCTTGTGATCGTTTTCGTGCAGGCTGAAGGTCACGTGCGCGACCGGCAAGCCGAAGTCATCTTTTTCTTCCGCCAGTTCAATCTTGTTGTCGTAAGCCGGGAGAATCTCGCCCAGCACGCCGAGAGTGGACCAATGGTTGTAGTCCATCATCACCTCGCGCAAACCCCAGCCCCAGGCGCCTTTGGCTTTGGCCATTTGCTTGGCAAACGCGATGGGCAGCGGACCGACGGTCTGGACGGCAAAGCCGCGCGCGAAATCGCGCTTGGGGTCGGTCTCGTAGAACTCCTCTGTCATGGCATGTGCAGGTGGAGCTTTGTACAGCCGCACCAGATCCGGAAAGCGCCCCGCGACCACGTTGCCCGCCTGCACCATGAGGTAATGGCCAAGCAAGCCGCTGGAATTCGCCAGCCCTTGCTCAAATCCTGGGCAGGCCGAGTTGAACAACAGGCGCGGGGTTTCGATGGCGTAGCCGCAGACGATGATGGCGCGAGCGCGCTGCACGTGCTCCCGGCCATCGCGGTCGAAGTAGGTGACGGCGTTGACGCGGCGGTTCGGACCGAGATGAATGCGCGCCACCATAGAGCGGTCGCGGATCTCAGCGCCATGCGCGATGGCGTCGGGCACGTGCGAGATGAGCGTCGATTGCTTCGCCCCCACCTTGCAGCCCTGAATGCAAAAACCGCGATAGATGCAGTGCGGCCGGTCGGCGCGCGAGCCGGAAAGAATCGCCACTGGCCCTCCCGCACACACGCGAATTCCCAGCTTAGTGCAGCCTCTGACCAAGGTGTCGCCGACGCCGCCCATCGGATGCGGTCCATACGGATATCCGTGCGGATCTCCCCAGGTGAACCATGCCGGTCCCGCCGCAGGCATTTCCCGCTCGATCAACTCGTAGTAGGGTTTGAGGTCTTTGTAGCTGATGGGCCAGTCGCAACCCACGCCATCTTCGGTGTACGTGCGAAAGTCCGAGGGATGCAGCCGCGGTACAAACGCCGCCCAGTGCACCGAACCGCCGCCCACGCCCCGACCGCTGTTGTTCTCGCCCAACGCAATCGGGTCGCTGCCGCCGGTAATGCGCAAATCGGTCCAGTAGAGCTGGTGTGAGCCGGCCTCGTCGCTCACCCAATCCCGCTCGGTATCCCAGAACGGCCCCGCTTCCAGCCCCACGACTTTGAACCCAGCCCGCGCCAGCCGTTGCAACAGCACCGCACCGGCCGACCCCACGCCGACGATGCAGTAGTCCACGGCCTCTTCCTCCCGGTAGCATTTCATCTCCGGTCCGAGGTGCTGCATGGGCCCCAACCGATGCCCCTCCATCGCCATCTTCATTGCCGAGTCCCGTCGCGCCCCGCCTCACAACGAACAGTTCGCGCTGCACGGCTGATGGCTGATCGCTTATAGCTGATGGCTGTCTTCACAAGTGACTCCCCGGCAGCGGCCGGCATTCGCCCGACAACGAATCTTCCGGCGCCGCCCACTCGTAGCGTTGCTCGGGTTTTTCCCACGGCTCCGGCTCCCCGCGCTCCAGCCGCATGTAGCCGCGCGGATACGCGGGTCCGCCAAAGCCGATTTCATCCCACGCCCAGGGATGGGCATAGTAGACCTCGGCTACGTCGT of Acidobacteriota bacterium contains these proteins:
- a CDS encoding GMC family oxidoreductase, giving the protein MKCYREEEAVDYCIVGVGSAGAVLLQRLARAGFKVVGLEAGPFWDTERDWVSDEAGSHQLYWTDLRITGGSDPIALGENNSGRGVGGGSVHWAAFVPRLHPSDFRTYTEDGVGCDWPISYKDLKPYYELIEREMPAAGPAWFTWGDPHGYPYGPHPMGGVGDTLVRGCTKLGIRVCAGGPVAILSGSRADRPHCIYRGFCIQGCKVGAKQSTLISHVPDAIAHGAEIRDRSMVARIHLGPNRRVNAVTYFDRDGREHVQRARAIIVCGYAIETPRLLFNSACPGFEQGLANSSGLLGHYLMVQAGNVVAGRFPDLVRLYKAPPAHAMTEEFYETDPKRDFARGFAVQTVGPLPIAFAKQMAKAKGAWGWGLREVMMDYNHWSTLGVLGEILPAYDNKIELAEEKDDFGLPVAHVTFSLHENDHKMIRFAVKKVEEILLAAGAKEVVEEQRYAHLVGAARMGTRPENSIVDGFCRTHDIANLFICDGSVFPTQGSANPGLTIQALAARTADYLNQQGEAIFTSSHVSREKPPVRRDLSPPVTFGSGVPRV
- a CDS encoding cytochrome c oxidase assembly protein, encoding MKLIEQKNHAQRDQDQGTEQPAAAATAVAGLRIDDIEHRRLRLQDRDYAAIHAITTANRPTPFLYRQIPPKWRYGACNSAQLCRTQAQVGWDFNPVILAGCAALATIYFAAYYGTGAHREKQWHFWPRAITFLFADVVLLLALISPLDPLGETRLFSAHMVQHLLLLEVVAPLWVLGLPVPVAQRLLRLPALSRIEKRLRDPRIAWPIGFFTLALWHIPYFYDLALSADGTHALEHLCFLLSAFVFWWPVVSPLASHRMPTVTSVLYLFSRMTANLMLGVVVIALPVGAYAAYAHRVLPLPFGLTPYTDKELGGYLMWLPTLLIDVAAVPLFLVLLLKPAVLPSQTLPEVTNPAAPAAFHG